A genomic window from Bradyrhizobium lupini includes:
- a CDS encoding IclR family transcriptional regulator C-terminal domain-containing protein, producing MPKLKRSESDERATDFVESLDRGLRLLQCFGITAGPMTLSDLARAAELPRATARRMLFTLQRGGFVSGDGKLFSLTPHVLTLAASYLRSSQLVTVLQPVLDRVATAANEISSLAVLDGDEVVFIARSSPARMFSGGLEIGYRLPAFCTSVGRAMLGQLDDAELAARLTATKREALTPQTVTDPKVLLARTVADRAQGYSLVDREAEPHFRSISVPVRRYDGVIVAAINMGAHVDRVPAQELIERFLPLLREGAEAVRSQLL from the coding sequence ATGCCCAAGCTGAAGCGAAGCGAGAGCGACGAACGCGCGACGGATTTCGTCGAGAGCCTCGATCGCGGGCTGCGCCTGCTGCAATGCTTCGGCATCACGGCCGGCCCGATGACGCTGAGCGATCTCGCCCGTGCCGCTGAGCTTCCCCGCGCCACCGCGCGGCGCATGCTGTTCACGCTCCAGCGCGGCGGCTTCGTCAGTGGCGACGGGAAGCTGTTCTCGCTGACGCCACATGTGCTGACACTCGCCGCGTCGTATCTGCGGTCGAGCCAACTCGTCACGGTCCTGCAACCGGTGCTCGACCGCGTCGCGACAGCGGCCAACGAAATCTCCTCGCTCGCGGTGCTCGACGGCGATGAGGTCGTGTTCATCGCGCGCAGCAGTCCGGCGCGGATGTTCTCGGGCGGATTGGAAATCGGCTACCGGCTTCCGGCCTTCTGCACTTCGGTCGGCCGCGCCATGCTCGGTCAACTCGACGATGCCGAGCTTGCTGCGCGCCTGACGGCGACGAAGCGCGAAGCGCTGACGCCGCAGACGGTAACCGATCCCAAGGTGCTGCTCGCGCGCACCGTCGCCGATCGCGCGCAGGGCTATTCGCTGGTGGACCGCGAGGCCGAGCCGCATTTCCGCTCGATCTCGGTCCCCGTCCGCCGCTACGACGGCGTGATCGTCGCCGCCATTAACATGGGCGCGCACGTCGATCGCGTGCCGGCGCAGGAATTGATCGAGCGATTTTTGCCGCTGTTGCGTGAGGGCGCGGAGGCGGTGCGGTCGCAACTCTTGTAG
- a CDS encoding benzoate-CoA ligase family protein, protein MSEGSYNAVTWLLDRNVEEGRGNKLAFDDTVSRLTYGELQRETRRAANMLRRLGVRREERVAMIMLDTVDFPIVFLGAIRAGIVPVPLNTLLTSDQYAYILADCRARVLFVSEALYPVIKDVVGRMPDLEHVVVSGAKQNGHKQLAEEIADESDQFTTAATHSDEPAFWLYSSGSTGMPKGVRHIHSNMQATADTYAKQVLGIRENDVCLSAAKLFFAYGLGNALTFPMSVGASVVLNSERPTPARMFDLMNRYNPSIFYGVPTLFAAMLNDEAMKSERGGKSLRICTSAGEALPESVGNSWRARFGVDILDGVGSTELLHIFLSNAPGDIKYGSSGKPVPGYAVRLVNEAGQDVADGEVGELLVDAPSAGEGYWNQRHKSRRTFEGPWTRTGDKYVRDSEGRYTFCGRADDMFKVSGIWVSPFEVESALITHPAVLEAAVVPEADPEGLLKPKAFVVLRPGATTAGLQEMLKDHVKQKIGPWKYPRWIDVVDSLPKTATGKIQRFKLRDGAN, encoded by the coding sequence GTGAGCGAGGGATCCTATAACGCGGTGACCTGGCTGCTCGACCGGAACGTCGAGGAGGGACGCGGCAACAAGCTCGCCTTCGATGACACCGTCTCACGGCTCACCTATGGCGAGCTCCAGCGCGAAACGCGGCGCGCCGCCAACATGCTGCGCCGGCTCGGGGTCCGCCGCGAAGAGCGCGTGGCCATGATCATGCTGGATACGGTCGACTTCCCGATCGTGTTTCTGGGTGCGATCCGCGCCGGCATCGTGCCGGTGCCGCTCAACACGCTGCTGACATCAGATCAATACGCCTACATCCTCGCCGATTGCCGCGCGCGCGTGCTGTTCGTCTCGGAAGCGCTCTATCCCGTCATCAAGGACGTCGTCGGCCGCATGCCGGATCTGGAGCATGTCGTGGTCTCCGGCGCAAAACAGAACGGCCACAAGCAGCTCGCCGAGGAGATTGCGGACGAGAGCGATCAGTTCACCACCGCCGCCACCCATTCCGACGAGCCGGCATTCTGGCTGTATTCCTCAGGTTCGACCGGCATGCCCAAGGGCGTGCGGCACATCCATTCGAACATGCAGGCGACCGCGGACACTTATGCGAAGCAGGTGCTCGGCATTCGCGAGAACGACGTTTGTCTTTCCGCGGCAAAGCTGTTCTTCGCATATGGCCTCGGCAATGCGTTGACCTTTCCGATGTCGGTCGGCGCCAGCGTGGTGCTCAACAGCGAACGGCCGACGCCCGCACGCATGTTCGACCTGATGAACCGCTACAATCCCTCGATCTTCTACGGCGTGCCGACCCTGTTCGCGGCGATGCTCAACGACGAAGCGATGAAGAGCGAGCGCGGCGGCAAGTCGCTTCGCATCTGCACCTCGGCCGGCGAGGCGCTCCCGGAGTCCGTCGGCAATAGCTGGAGGGCGCGCTTCGGCGTCGATATTCTCGACGGCGTCGGCTCGACCGAGCTGTTGCACATCTTCCTGTCGAACGCGCCCGGCGACATCAAATACGGCTCCTCCGGCAAACCGGTGCCCGGCTATGCGGTGCGGCTTGTCAACGAGGCCGGACAGGATGTCGCCGACGGCGAGGTCGGCGAGCTCCTGGTCGATGCGCCCTCCGCCGGCGAGGGGTACTGGAACCAGCGCCACAAGAGCCGCCGCACGTTCGAGGGGCCGTGGACCCGCACCGGCGACAAATATGTCAGGGATTCCGAGGGCCGCTATACCTTCTGCGGCCGCGCCGACGACATGTTCAAGGTCTCTGGCATCTGGGTCTCGCCCTTCGAGGTCGAGAGCGCGCTGATCACGCATCCCGCCGTGCTGGAAGCTGCCGTCGTGCCCGAAGCCGATCCGGAAGGTCTGCTGAAGCCCAAGGCCTTCGTCGTGCTGCGCCCCGGCGCGACGACGGCGGGCCTGCAGGAGATGCTCAAGGATCACGTCAAGCAGAAGATCGGCCCGTGGAAATATCCGCGCTGGATCGACGTGGTGGATTCCTTGCCGAAGACGGCGACGGGGAAGATCCAGCGGTTCAAGCTGCGGGACGGGGCGAATTGA
- a CDS encoding group II truncated hemoglobin: MTESDVAIAMFERIGGSATIDRLVDRFYDRMDTLPEAKIIRAMHADDLGLIRDVLKRYLTEWTGGPKLYSVEKGHPRLRQRHIGFAIGDAERDAWVLCMRGALEETVVDAAARQDLDKALSGLADWMRNR; the protein is encoded by the coding sequence ATGACCGAGAGCGACGTCGCAATCGCCATGTTCGAGCGGATCGGCGGCAGCGCCACGATCGATCGACTGGTCGATCGCTTCTACGACCGGATGGATACGCTGCCGGAGGCGAAGATCATCCGCGCGATGCATGCGGACGACCTCGGCCTGATCAGGGATGTGCTGAAGCGCTATCTCACCGAATGGACCGGCGGCCCGAAACTCTATTCGGTCGAGAAGGGCCACCCGCGGCTGCGCCAGCGCCACATCGGCTTTGCCATCGGCGATGCCGAGCGCGACGCGTGGGTGCTCTGCATGCGCGGTGCGCTGGAGGAGACGGTTGTGGACGCCGCAGCGCGGCAGGACCTCGACAAGGCGTTGTCCGGCCTCGCCGACTGGATGCGCAACCGCTAG
- a CDS encoding aromatic ring-hydroxylating dioxygenase subunit alpha, translating into MMSQEQNDLITRTGAKDPCGKLMRSYWQPAALVDELDGDRPIRPVRLLGESLVLFRDETGRYGLIDRHCAHRGADLAFGRLEHGGLRCAFHGWLFDATGQCIETPAEPKDSKLCQNIRQRSYPVVEKSGILWAYLGEGEPPAFPELDCFVAPGTHTFAFKGHMACNWLQALEVGIDPAHASYLHRFFEDEDTSTAYGKQFRGTSAGSDLPMTKILREYDRPIINVEHTEYGLRLIALREIDEERTHVRVTNQLFPHGFVIPMSTEMTITQWHVPVDDENCYWYAIFTSYSNPVDKQKMRDQRLELYELPDYKSRKNGTNDYGFDPHEQQTATYTGMGTDINVHDQWAVESMGAIQDRTREHLGTSDKAIVQYRRLLRQEIEKVAGGEKPMLHLDEATARSIQGPATMDGIGPTRGWEIYWMEVDVKRRRSAPWTAPVPKEIADNVHRLTAAE; encoded by the coding sequence ATGATGAGCCAGGAGCAGAACGACCTGATCACCCGCACCGGTGCGAAGGACCCCTGCGGGAAGCTGATGCGAAGCTACTGGCAGCCGGCGGCGCTGGTGGACGAGCTCGACGGCGATCGACCGATCCGTCCCGTCAGATTGCTCGGCGAAAGCCTGGTGCTGTTCCGCGACGAGACGGGGCGTTACGGCCTGATCGATCGCCACTGTGCGCATCGCGGCGCCGATCTCGCCTTCGGACGGCTCGAGCATGGCGGCCTGCGTTGCGCCTTCCATGGCTGGCTGTTCGACGCCACCGGGCAATGCATCGAGACGCCGGCGGAGCCGAAGGACTCAAAGCTCTGCCAGAACATCCGTCAGCGCTCTTACCCTGTGGTGGAGAAGAGCGGCATCCTCTGGGCTTATCTCGGCGAGGGCGAGCCGCCGGCATTTCCCGAGCTCGACTGCTTCGTCGCGCCCGGCACGCACACCTTCGCGTTCAAAGGCCACATGGCCTGCAACTGGCTCCAGGCGCTCGAAGTCGGCATCGACCCCGCGCACGCCTCCTATCTGCATCGCTTTTTCGAGGACGAGGACACCTCGACGGCCTACGGCAAGCAGTTCCGCGGCACATCGGCAGGCAGCGACTTGCCGATGACGAAGATTTTGCGCGAATACGACCGCCCGATCATCAATGTCGAGCACACCGAATACGGCCTGCGGCTGATCGCGCTGCGCGAGATCGACGAGGAGCGCACCCATGTGCGCGTCACCAACCAGCTCTTTCCGCACGGCTTCGTCATCCCCATGAGCACGGAGATGACGATCACACAGTGGCACGTGCCGGTCGACGACGAGAACTGCTACTGGTACGCGATCTTCACCAGTTATTCGAACCCCGTGGACAAGCAGAAGATGCGCGACCAGCGGCTCGAGCTCTATGAGCTGCCGGATTACAAATCGCGCAAGAACGGGACGAACGATTACGGCTTCGATCCGCACGAGCAGCAGACGGCGACCTATACCGGCATGGGCACCGACATCAACGTCCACGACCAGTGGGCGGTGGAATCGATGGGCGCGATCCAGGACCGCACCCGGGAGCACCTCGGCACGAGCGACAAGGCGATCGTGCAGTACCGGCGCCTGCTGCGGCAGGAGATCGAGAAGGTCGCAGGCGGCGAGAAGCCGATGCTGCATCTCGACGAGGCCACCGCACGTTCGATCCAGGGTCCGGCGACCATGGACGGCATCGGGCCGACCCGAGGCTGGGAGATCTACTGGATGGAAGTCGACGTCAAGCGCCGCCGCAGCGCGCCGTGGACGGCGCCGGTGCCGAAGGAGATCGCGGACAACGTGCATCGCCTGACGGCGGCGGAGTGA
- a CDS encoding branched-chain amino acid ABC transporter permease, with amino-acid sequence MKAFTVSKVVTVLLLTGLVLLPLYSQASGNIFILTLLTRIVILALAAASLNLIMGFGGMMSFGHAAYLGIGGYAVGMLAQEGVGSGFIQFPVALAASALYALVIGALSLRTRGVYFIMITLAFAQMAYYVASGLARYGGDDGLTVYKRSDFSGLINLSNRTQFYYLCLACLFGVVFLIWRIVNSRFGLVLQGLRSNEQRMQAIGFPSKRYQLVCFVISGMMCGLAGALLANNTDFVSPAAMYWTRSGDLMVMVILGGMGTLFGPVIGAVVYLLLEEFLSQLTEYWALIMGPLLLLIVLFGRGGIMGLLGRLNRG; translated from the coding sequence ATGAAGGCTTTCACTGTGAGCAAGGTCGTCACGGTCCTGCTGCTGACGGGTCTCGTGCTGCTGCCGCTCTATTCGCAAGCATCCGGCAACATCTTCATCCTGACGCTGCTCACCCGCATCGTCATCCTGGCCCTGGCGGCCGCGAGCCTCAACCTCATCATGGGTTTTGGCGGCATGATGAGTTTTGGCCACGCCGCCTATCTCGGCATCGGCGGCTATGCGGTCGGCATGCTGGCGCAGGAAGGCGTGGGCTCGGGCTTCATCCAGTTTCCGGTCGCGCTTGCGGCCTCCGCGCTTTATGCGTTGGTGATCGGCGCGCTGTCTTTGCGCACCCGCGGCGTCTATTTCATCATGATCACGCTGGCGTTCGCGCAGATGGCCTATTACGTCGCCTCGGGGCTGGCGCGTTATGGCGGCGATGACGGCCTCACCGTCTACAAGCGCAGCGACTTCTCCGGGCTGATTAATCTGTCGAACCGCACGCAATTCTATTATCTCTGCCTCGCCTGCCTGTTCGGCGTGGTCTTCCTGATCTGGCGCATCGTCAATTCGCGCTTTGGCCTCGTCCTGCAGGGCCTGCGCTCCAACGAGCAGCGCATGCAGGCGATCGGCTTTCCCTCGAAACGCTACCAGCTGGTCTGCTTCGTCATCTCGGGCATGATGTGCGGCCTCGCCGGCGCGCTGCTCGCCAACAACACCGATTTCGTCAGCCCGGCCGCGATGTACTGGACCCGTTCCGGCGACCTCATGGTGATGGTGATCCTCGGGGGCATGGGCACGCTGTTCGGTCCGGTCATCGGCGCGGTGGTGTATTTGTTGCTGGAAGAGTTCTTGTCGCAGCTCACCGAATACTGGGCGCTGATCATGGGTCCGCTGCTGCTGCTGATCGTGCTGTTCGGCCGCGGCGGCATCATGGGCCTGCTCGGGAGGCTCAATCGTGGCTGA
- a CDS encoding ABC transporter ATP-binding protein, protein MDDTLLEVDGIETCYGLSQVLFGLSLSVKSGEMVSLMGRNGMGKTTTIRSIMGLTPARAGSIRFAGSEVRTQPSYRIAQLGVGLVPEGRQIFPNLTVRENLVAAAADRFGSSNPWTLAAIYVMFPRLAERASNMGNQLSGGEQQMLAIGRALMTNPKLLILDEATEGLAPLIREEIWSCLSLLKSRGQSILVVDKNVDHLARICDRHTIIERGKTVWSGTSDELLAEPDLQHKYLGI, encoded by the coding sequence ATGGATGACACGCTGCTCGAGGTCGACGGCATCGAGACCTGCTACGGCCTGTCCCAGGTGCTGTTCGGCTTGTCCCTGTCGGTCAAATCAGGCGAGATGGTCTCGCTGATGGGGCGCAACGGCATGGGCAAAACCACGACCATCCGATCCATCATGGGCCTGACGCCGGCGCGCGCCGGCAGCATCCGCTTTGCGGGCTCGGAAGTGCGGACGCAGCCGTCCTACAGGATCGCGCAACTCGGTGTCGGCCTCGTCCCCGAGGGGCGGCAGATCTTCCCGAACCTCACCGTGCGCGAAAACCTTGTCGCGGCAGCGGCCGATCGTTTCGGCAGCAGCAATCCCTGGACGCTGGCGGCGATCTACGTGATGTTTCCTCGCCTGGCCGAGCGCGCTTCCAATATGGGCAACCAGCTCTCCGGCGGCGAGCAGCAGATGCTCGCCATCGGCCGCGCGCTGATGACCAACCCGAAGCTGCTCATCCTGGATGAAGCGACCGAAGGCCTGGCGCCTCTGATCCGCGAAGAGATCTGGAGCTGCCTGTCGCTGCTCAAGAGCCGGGGACAGTCGATCCTGGTCGTCGACAAGAACGTCGACCACCTCGCCCGCATCTGCGACCGCCACACCATCATCGAGCGCGGCAAGACGGTATGGAGCGGCACCTCGGACGAGCTGTTGGCTGAGCCGGATCTGCAGCACAAATATCTAGGGATTTGA
- a CDS encoding helix-turn-helix transcriptional regulator, translated as MTDSPDAESRFLEQLGQRVRTMRALRGMSRKVLAKVSGISERYIAQLESGKGNVSIVLLRRVSDAMGAHLEDLLPSADPTPDWQMFRDLLRKATPAQVAQAKDLLAGGSASAPRRAPFCGIALIGLRGAGKSTLGRMLAKKVGWSFVELNKEIEQQNGLSVAEIIALYGQEGFRRMEQAALQQLLARHELMVLATGGGIVSEPLTFDQILSSFYTIWLKAEPEEHMARVRRQGDLRPMADDRSAMAELRNILLSREPLYARATAVVDTAGLSVDAAAARLVDAVRPVLQNEARSFGLRSVAL; from the coding sequence ATGACCGACAGTCCCGACGCCGAATCCCGATTTCTCGAACAGCTCGGCCAGCGCGTGCGCACCATGCGCGCGCTGCGCGGCATGTCGCGCAAGGTGCTCGCTAAGGTATCAGGAATATCGGAGCGCTACATCGCGCAGCTCGAAAGCGGCAAGGGCAACGTCTCCATCGTGCTGCTGCGCCGCGTCTCCGACGCGATGGGCGCGCATCTCGAAGACCTGCTTCCCTCGGCCGATCCGACCCCGGACTGGCAGATGTTTCGCGATCTCCTGCGCAAGGCGACGCCGGCGCAGGTCGCACAAGCAAAAGATCTGCTCGCAGGCGGCAGCGCCTCCGCGCCGCGGCGCGCGCCGTTCTGCGGCATCGCGCTAATCGGCCTGCGCGGCGCCGGCAAATCGACGCTTGGGCGGATGCTGGCGAAGAAGGTCGGCTGGAGCTTTGTCGAGCTCAACAAGGAGATCGAGCAGCAGAACGGGCTGTCGGTCGCCGAGATCATCGCGCTCTACGGCCAGGAAGGCTTTCGCCGCATGGAGCAGGCGGCGCTGCAGCAGCTGCTCGCGCGCCACGAGCTGATGGTGCTGGCGACCGGCGGCGGCATCGTCTCCGAACCTCTGACCTTCGACCAGATCCTGTCGTCGTTCTACACGATCTGGCTGAAGGCCGAGCCCGAGGAGCACATGGCCCGCGTCCGCCGCCAAGGCGATTTGCGCCCGATGGCCGACGACCGCTCCGCGATGGCGGAGCTGCGCAACATCCTCTTGAGCCGCGAGCCGCTATATGCGCGCGCGACGGCGGTGGTGGACACGGCGGGACTGTCCGTCGATGCCGCCGCGGCGCGCCTGGTTGATGCGGTGCGGCCGGTGCTGCAGAACGAAGCGCGCAGCTTCGGGCTGCGCAGCGTGGCGCTGTAG
- a CDS encoding glutamine synthetase family protein, with product MTFVARHALWSDEQKDAALRVRRIVDEKNLEVIRLAFPDQHGILRGKTIVASEAIASLESGCSITTTMLAKDTSHRTVFPVFTSGGGFGMKEMEGAADVLMVADPTTFRVLPWAPTTGWVLCDLYFNDGRPVPFATRGLYRKVLDELASRGHDFVAGLEVEFHIFKLDDPHMRPEDAGQPGTPPSVSLLSHGYQYLTEQRFDQMEPVLEILRRDIVALGLPLRSVEVEFGPSQCEFTFAPKKGIEPADNMVLFRSAVKQIAHRHGYHATFMCRPKLPNLFASGWHLHQSVVSRASGENQFMAKDGGEPLSAFARAWLAGLLDHARASTVFTTPTINGYKRYRSYSLAPDRAIWGRDNRGVMIRVLGDAGDAATRLENRIGEPAANPYLYMASQILSGLDGVDRKLDPGPSADTPYETKAPLLPKSLRDAVSALKDDPFFREKLGPEFVDYYTHIKNAEIDRFLSEVTDWEHREYFEVF from the coding sequence GTGACTTTCGTCGCGCGTCATGCGCTGTGGTCGGATGAGCAGAAGGACGCCGCATTGCGCGTGCGGCGCATCGTCGACGAGAAGAATCTCGAGGTCATCCGCCTCGCCTTCCCGGACCAGCACGGCATTTTGCGCGGCAAGACCATCGTCGCCTCCGAGGCGATCGCCTCGCTGGAGAGCGGCTGCTCCATCACCACCACCATGCTCGCCAAGGACACCTCGCACCGCACGGTGTTTCCGGTGTTCACGTCAGGCGGCGGCTTCGGCATGAAGGAGATGGAGGGCGCGGCCGACGTGCTGATGGTCGCCGATCCCACGACGTTTCGCGTTTTGCCATGGGCGCCAACCACGGGCTGGGTTCTCTGCGACCTCTATTTCAACGACGGCCGTCCCGTGCCGTTCGCGACGCGCGGGCTCTATCGCAAGGTGCTCGACGAGCTCGCAAGTCGCGGCCATGATTTCGTGGCAGGCCTCGAGGTCGAATTCCACATCTTCAAGCTCGACGATCCGCATATGCGCCCGGAGGATGCCGGCCAGCCCGGCACACCGCCTTCGGTGAGCCTGCTCAGCCACGGCTATCAATACCTCACCGAGCAGCGCTTCGACCAGATGGAGCCGGTGCTGGAGATCTTGCGGCGTGACATCGTCGCGCTCGGTCTGCCCTTGCGCTCGGTCGAGGTGGAGTTCGGGCCGAGCCAGTGCGAATTCACCTTCGCCCCGAAGAAAGGCATTGAGCCCGCGGACAACATGGTGCTGTTTCGCTCTGCCGTGAAGCAGATCGCGCACCGCCACGGCTATCACGCCACGTTCATGTGCCGGCCGAAGCTGCCGAACCTGTTCGCGAGCGGCTGGCATCTGCACCAATCGGTGGTCTCGCGCGCGAGCGGCGAGAACCAGTTCATGGCCAAAGACGGCGGCGAGCCGCTCAGCGCGTTCGCCCGCGCCTGGCTTGCGGGCCTGCTCGACCACGCCCGCGCGTCGACCGTGTTCACCACCCCGACCATCAATGGCTACAAGCGCTACCGCTCCTATTCGCTGGCGCCGGACCGCGCGATCTGGGGCCGCGACAATCGCGGCGTGATGATCCGCGTGCTCGGCGACGCCGGCGACGCCGCCACGCGCCTGGAAAACCGCATCGGCGAGCCCGCCGCCAATCCCTATCTCTACATGGCCTCGCAGATCCTCTCCGGCCTCGACGGGGTCGACCGCAAGCTCGATCCCGGCCCGTCGGCCGACACGCCTTACGAAACCAAGGCGCCGCTGTTGCCGAAATCGCTGCGCGACGCGGTCAGCGCGCTGAAGGACGATCCGTTCTTCCGCGAAAAGCTCGGGCCTGAGTTCGTCGATTATTACACCCACATCAAGAATGCCGAGATCGACCGCTTCCTGTCCGAGGTGACCGACTGGGAGCACCGCGAATATTTCGAGGTGTTTTGA
- a CDS encoding branched-chain amino acid ABC transporter permease, which translates to MLLVVEQFLNGLQFGLLLFLLAAGLTLVFGIMDLVNLAHGSLYMMGAYFAATFAAWTGSFLLGALLALGATLVLGIVLEMTALRHLYGRDHLDHVLATFGLILFFNEAVRLIWGPAGLALPLPAWLTVPVPILPGIHYPAYRLAIIVVALLVALLLYLGVMRTRIGMLIRAGASNREMIGALGINIKLLYTLVFGLGAALAGLAGLMQAPILTVQIGMGENILILAFVIIVIGGIGSIRGAFLAAIFVGMIDTLGRAFLPNLLRQVLSGAAASTAAPALSSMLIYLLMAIVLVVRPEGLFPANRR; encoded by the coding sequence ATGCTGCTCGTCGTCGAACAGTTCTTGAACGGATTGCAGTTTGGCCTGCTGCTGTTCCTGCTCGCCGCCGGCCTGACGCTGGTGTTCGGGATCATGGATCTCGTCAACCTCGCGCACGGCTCGCTGTACATGATGGGCGCCTATTTCGCCGCGACCTTCGCAGCCTGGACCGGCAGCTTCCTGCTCGGTGCGCTATTGGCGCTCGGCGCGACGCTCGTGCTCGGCATCGTGCTCGAGATGACCGCGCTGCGGCATCTCTACGGACGAGACCATCTTGACCACGTGCTCGCGACCTTCGGCCTGATCCTGTTCTTCAACGAGGCCGTGCGGCTGATCTGGGGGCCGGCCGGCCTTGCGCTGCCGCTGCCGGCCTGGCTCACCGTGCCGGTGCCGATCCTGCCGGGCATTCACTATCCCGCTTATCGCCTCGCCATCATCGTCGTGGCGCTGCTGGTTGCGCTGCTGCTCTATCTCGGCGTGATGCGCACCCGCATCGGCATGCTGATCCGGGCCGGCGCCTCCAATCGCGAGATGATCGGTGCGCTCGGCATCAACATCAAGCTGCTCTACACCCTGGTGTTCGGTCTCGGTGCCGCGCTCGCGGGCCTTGCCGGCTTGATGCAGGCGCCGATCCTCACCGTGCAGATCGGCATGGGCGAGAACATTCTGATCCTCGCCTTCGTCATCATCGTGATCGGCGGTATCGGTTCGATCCGCGGCGCGTTCCTGGCCGCGATCTTCGTCGGCATGATCGACACCCTCGGCCGCGCCTTCCTGCCCAATCTGCTGCGGCAGGTGCTGAGCGGCGCCGCGGCCTCCACCGCCGCGCCCGCGCTGTCCTCCATGCTGATCTATCTGCTGATGGCTATCGTGCTGGTGGTGCGTCCGGAGGGGCTGTTTCCGGCCAACCGCCGATGA
- a CDS encoding LuxR family transcriptional regulator translates to MSAVDYGREALDFIEGLGAYRKVPDAMNALESAFGRFGFETIIVTGLPNPDQQFAQMVLAKRWPAGWFGLYTENNYDRFDPVVRLCRQSVNPFEWSEAPYDAELEPNAAEVMNRATDFRMTRGFIVPIHGLTGYEAAVSLGGVHLDLNPRSKPALHLMAMYGFDHIRRLLDPAPYPSARLTPREREVIAWASQGKSAWEIGEILHITQRTAEEHLATAGRKLGAVNRTHAVALAIRNKIINP, encoded by the coding sequence ATGTCCGCCGTGGATTATGGCCGGGAAGCGCTCGACTTCATCGAGGGGCTTGGGGCCTATCGCAAGGTGCCCGACGCCATGAATGCGCTCGAATCGGCCTTTGGTCGCTTCGGTTTTGAAACTATCATCGTGACGGGGTTGCCCAATCCCGACCAACAGTTTGCACAGATGGTGCTCGCCAAGCGCTGGCCCGCGGGCTGGTTTGGTCTCTACACCGAAAATAACTACGACCGTTTCGACCCGGTGGTGCGGTTGTGCCGCCAGTCAGTCAACCCGTTCGAATGGTCGGAAGCACCCTATGATGCGGAGCTCGAGCCGAACGCGGCCGAGGTGATGAACCGCGCCACCGATTTTCGCATGACGCGCGGCTTCATTGTGCCGATCCACGGACTCACCGGCTACGAGGCCGCGGTGTCGCTCGGGGGCGTCCATCTCGACCTCAATCCCCGCAGCAAGCCGGCACTGCACCTGATGGCGATGTATGGCTTCGACCACATTCGCCGTCTGCTCGATCCAGCGCCGTATCCCTCGGCACGCCTCACCCCGCGCGAGCGCGAGGTGATCGCCTGGGCCTCGCAGGGCAAATCGGCCTGGGAAATCGGCGAGATCCTGCACATCACGCAGCGCACCGCCGAAGAGCATCTTGCAACCGCCGGGCGCAAGCTCGGAGCCGTCAACCGTACGCATGCGGTAGCACTGGCGATTCGCAACAAGATCATCAATCCCTAA